A single window of Caldicellulosiruptor bescii DSM 6725 DNA harbors:
- a CDS encoding amidohydrolase family protein, whose product MIIDFHTHCFPDELAPRAMSKLSQNSGMPYYHNGSLSGLKESAKKAGIDMCVVLPIATKPQQTRTINRWALSVMEENKDIICFGTVHPEFDKWKEEIRWLKENGFAGIKFHPDYQDFFVDDKKMYPIYDAIAKNDMVILFHSGVDPAFMPPYHCTPKKLHKVLKDFSGAKIVAAHMGGYRFFDETLEHLIGEDVYLDTSFFFGEVDIQNPEEIFRNHGIDKILFATDSPWKDQKREVEYVNSLRLSVEEKEKIFWKNAQQLLGLKIVHRAK is encoded by the coding sequence ATGATTATAGACTTTCACACCCACTGTTTTCCAGATGAACTTGCACCAAGAGCAATGTCAAAACTTTCACAAAATTCTGGTATGCCATATTATCACAACGGCAGTCTGTCAGGTTTGAAAGAGTCTGCTAAAAAAGCTGGAATTGACATGTGCGTAGTTCTGCCCATTGCAACAAAACCTCAGCAAACAAGGACAATTAACAGATGGGCCTTGTCGGTAATGGAAGAAAACAAGGACATAATTTGTTTTGGCACAGTTCATCCTGAGTTTGATAAGTGGAAAGAAGAGATAAGGTGGTTAAAAGAAAACGGGTTTGCTGGAATAAAATTTCACCCTGATTATCAGGATTTTTTTGTAGATGATAAAAAGATGTACCCCATTTATGATGCTATTGCAAAAAACGATATGGTTATACTTTTTCACAGCGGAGTTGATCCGGCTTTTATGCCACCTTACCATTGTACACCAAAAAAGCTTCATAAGGTCCTAAAAGATTTTTCGGGTGCAAAGATTGTTGCAGCGCATATGGGTGGATATAGATTTTTTGATGAGACGCTTGAGCACTTGATAGGTGAAGATGTGTATCTTGATACATCCTTTTTCTTTGGTGAAGTTGATATACAAAATCCAGAAGAGATTTTCAGAAATCATGGGATAGATAAGATTTTGTTTGCAACAGACTCTCCCTGGAAAGACCAGAAAAGAGAAGTTGAGTATGTAAATAGCTTAAGACTTTCTGTAGAAGAGAAAGAAAAGATTTTTTGGAAGAATGCACAGCAGCTACTTGGACTTAAAATTGTCCATAGGGCAAAGTGA
- a CDS encoding MBL fold metallo-hydrolase — MRAKIIVNNWTFKGGYLAEHGLSILVIKDDKKILFDCGQTNAIVKNIEKMGVGFDFDAIVLSHAHYDHIGGLKFLIERTDCNIWVHHGFFEKKFAKREGEYKFIGENFEVLDMARFKVVNEDVYEMFDGIFVVNVTSGKESDEFYILKDGRFQSDLFLEEQSLVVKEDNKLILIVGCSHNGIENIIEKVEKCFSQSIFAVIGGFHSKDFQQDDLQRLCQFFKNKRIYKLVPLHCSGTEALIYFGNNLPNKLKVCGVGDVIEISS; from the coding sequence TTGAGAGCCAAAATAATTGTCAATAACTGGACGTTCAAAGGTGGGTATTTAGCAGAGCATGGTCTTTCAATTTTGGTTATAAAAGATGACAAAAAGATTTTGTTTGACTGTGGGCAGACAAATGCCATTGTGAAAAACATTGAGAAGATGGGTGTGGGCTTTGATTTTGATGCAATTGTTCTGAGCCATGCCCATTATGACCACATAGGTGGTCTTAAATTTCTTATTGAAAGAACAGATTGTAATATTTGGGTGCACCATGGATTTTTTGAGAAAAAGTTTGCCAAAAGAGAAGGGGAGTATAAATTTATAGGTGAAAATTTTGAAGTGCTTGACATGGCAAGGTTTAAGGTTGTTAATGAAGATGTCTATGAGATGTTTGATGGTATTTTTGTGGTGAATGTTACCTCAGGTAAGGAATCTGATGAGTTTTATATTCTCAAAGATGGTCGGTTTCAAAGCGATTTGTTTTTAGAAGAACAATCTCTAGTAGTTAAAGAAGATAACAAACTTATACTTATTGTTGGCTGCAGTCATAATGGAATTGAGAATATTATAGAAAAAGTGGAAAAATGCTTTTCTCAGAGCATCTTCGCAGTAATCGGCGGATTTCATTCAAAGGACTTTCAACAAGATGATTTGCAAAGGCTTTGTCAGTTTTTCAAGAATAAGAGAATCTATAAGCTTGTACCTCTTCACTGCTCTGGGACAGAAGCATTAATTTATTTTGGTAATAATCTACCAAATAAGCTAAAAGTTTGTGGTGTGGGAGATGTGATTGAAATATCATCATAA
- a CDS encoding SDR family NAD(P)-dependent oxidoreductase — translation MRKDFWKDKTIIITGATSGLGKEMTKILLEKGAKVVAISRSEESLKGLQNELIMFSKNLFLIKADVSFKKDCEDVFKTIKDELKTADFLINNAGVGLRCEVEEIDELDLKKVFDTNFFGAFYMMKYGIAFFKEQGGGTIVNICSLGVKRPVPFTSGYTASKAALSVMADVARIELKKYNITILNAYPGSISTSFRKKALGKPYPEDEIRLSRLSPDVAARRIIGGIEKNRKEIYTSKKDYIFVLFTRLFPHLSDFIVEKAFKKS, via the coding sequence ATGAGAAAAGATTTCTGGAAAGATAAGACCATCATTATTACAGGGGCAACATCTGGTCTTGGGAAGGAAATGACAAAGATTTTACTTGAAAAAGGTGCAAAGGTTGTTGCCATTTCAAGGTCAGAAGAGTCTTTAAAAGGGCTTCAGAATGAGCTCATAATGTTTTCGAAAAATCTCTTTTTAATAAAGGCTGATGTGAGCTTCAAAAAAGATTGTGAAGATGTTTTTAAAACCATAAAAGATGAGCTAAAAACGGCAGATTTCTTAATTAACAACGCAGGAGTTGGCTTGAGATGTGAAGTGGAAGAAATCGATGAGCTTGATCTTAAAAAGGTATTTGATACTAACTTTTTTGGTGCTTTTTACATGATGAAGTATGGAATAGCCTTTTTTAAAGAACAAGGAGGAGGCACAATTGTGAATATTTGTTCGCTTGGTGTGAAAAGACCTGTGCCATTCACAAGCGGCTATACAGCTTCAAAAGCGGCATTGTCGGTCATGGCTGATGTTGCAAGAATTGAATTAAAAAAGTACAATATAACCATTTTAAATGCATATCCAGGTTCTATTTCAACAAGCTTTAGAAAAAAAGCTTTAGGAAAGCCATATCCAGAAGATGAAATTCGGCTTTCAAGGCTTTCGCCGGATGTTGCTGCAAGAAGAATTATCGGGGGTATTGAGAAGAACAGGAAAGAGATATACACATCTAAAAAAGACTATATATTTGTGCTTTTTACCCGCCTTTTTCCACACCTTTCAGATTTTATAGTTGAAAAAGCATTTAAAAAAAGTTAA
- the ilvB gene encoding biosynthetic-type acetolactate synthase large subunit, which yields MAKMTVARAMVEVLKSEGVEIIFGIPGAAIYPFYDALYDSNIKHVLVRTEQAAVHEASGYARTTGKVGVCVATSGPGATNLITGIATAYMDSVPIVAITGQVNSSLIGKDVFQEVDITGATAPFTKHNYLVKDPKKIVRILKEAFYIASTGRRGPVLIDVPIDVQMQEIEFEIPKEIDIPGYKPKEKGHPLQIKRAVEAIESSKRPVVCSGGGVIASGASEELRILVEKQKIPVISTLMGIGCIPTDHPYYLGMIGSHGQREANLALRQADLLIVIGARLADRALGDTKITDNMKIIHIDIDPAEIGKNVDTNIPIVGDAKQVLSEINKRISERKDFWAHEIKAQRKVLPDDDKLHPYDVLREISRAYNGDYIITTDVGQHQIWAAHNLYIKEPGTFITSGGLGTMGYGVPAAIGAKFGRPEKEVISITGDGSFQMLLQELATIKREQVPVKIVLFNNTRLGMVYELQKKRCTGRFIATCLDGNPNFMILAKAYGIESMRLESKEKLKEAIEIMKSHNGPFLLEVVTSPDEPTIP from the coding sequence ATGGCAAAGATGACGGTAGCACGGGCAATGGTAGAGGTTTTAAAAAGCGAAGGTGTAGAGATTATCTTTGGCATTCCAGGTGCGGCAATATATCCGTTTTATGATGCTCTTTATGATTCTAACATAAAGCATGTCCTTGTGAGAACAGAACAGGCAGCAGTTCATGAGGCAAGTGGATATGCGCGCACAACTGGCAAGGTAGGTGTGTGCGTTGCAACCTCTGGGCCTGGTGCTACAAATCTTATAACTGGCATTGCAACTGCATATATGGATTCAGTTCCTATTGTGGCTATCACAGGTCAGGTAAATTCAAGTTTAATTGGAAAAGATGTGTTTCAAGAAGTGGATATAACAGGGGCAACAGCTCCGTTTACCAAGCATAACTATCTTGTAAAAGACCCTAAAAAAATTGTAAGGATTTTAAAAGAAGCATTCTATATAGCTTCAACAGGAAGACGAGGACCTGTTTTGATAGATGTTCCTATAGATGTTCAGATGCAGGAGATTGAATTTGAAATCCCAAAAGAAATTGATATTCCTGGCTACAAGCCAAAAGAAAAAGGGCATCCTCTGCAGATAAAAAGGGCAGTAGAGGCAATAGAAAGCTCAAAAAGACCTGTTGTATGCAGCGGTGGTGGAGTTATTGCATCAGGGGCATCAGAGGAGCTTCGAATTTTAGTAGAAAAGCAAAAGATCCCTGTAATTTCAACCCTAATGGGAATTGGCTGTATTCCTACAGACCATCCTTACTATCTTGGCATGATAGGCTCACATGGGCAAAGAGAGGCAAATTTGGCGCTCAGACAAGCAGACCTTTTAATTGTGATAGGTGCGCGGCTTGCCGACAGGGCGCTGGGTGATACAAAGATTACTGACAATATGAAGATTATTCATATAGACATTGACCCTGCTGAGATAGGCAAAAATGTTGACACAAACATTCCAATTGTTGGCGATGCAAAACAGGTGCTTTCAGAGATTAATAAAAGAATTTCAGAAAGAAAAGATTTTTGGGCTCATGAGATTAAAGCGCAAAGGAAAGTTCTTCCAGATGATGACAAGCTTCATCCTTATGATGTGCTAAGAGAAATTTCAAGGGCATACAATGGTGATTATATAATCACAACAGATGTTGGTCAGCATCAGATTTGGGCGGCTCATAATCTATATATCAAAGAACCAGGAACCTTTATAACTTCGGGTGGACTTGGTACAATGGGATATGGCGTCCCTGCTGCAATTGGCGCAAAGTTTGGAAGACCCGAGAAGGAGGTAATTAGCATCACTGGCGATGGAAGTTTTCAGATGCTTTTGCAGGAACTTGCAACAATAAAAAGAGAGCAGGTACCGGTAAAAATTGTGCTTTTTAACAATACAAGGCTTGGAATGGTATATGAGCTTCAGAAAAAAAGATGTACAGGCAGATTTATTGCAACATGCTTGGATGGTAACCCTAACTTTATGATATTAGCAAAAGCATATGGCATTGAGAGTATGAGGCTTGAGAGCAAGGAAAAGTTAAAAGAGGCTATTGAGATTATGAAAAGCCACAATGGTCCATTTTTGCTTGAAGTTGTAACAAGCCCTGATGAGCCAACTATACCTTAA
- the ilvN gene encoding acetolactate synthase small subunit, with product MKYTLSVLVENHPGVLSRVAGLFSRRGFNIDSLAVGVTEDPTISRMTIVVNGDDYIVEQVTKQLNKLIDVIKVKKLNPKEAVERELALIKVNANSQTRSDIIQITEIFRANIVDVSKETLTIEISGDEDKIEALIELLKQYGIREVVRTGLIAIERGNKVISKSKSEEDE from the coding sequence GTGAAGTACACACTTTCTGTTCTGGTTGAGAACCACCCGGGTGTACTGTCTAGAGTTGCAGGGCTTTTTTCAAGAAGAGGTTTTAACATAGACAGCCTTGCTGTTGGTGTTACAGAAGACCCTACAATATCCCGCATGACAATTGTTGTAAATGGAGACGACTATATTGTCGAGCAGGTGACAAAACAGCTAAATAAGCTTATTGATGTTATAAAAGTCAAAAAGCTAAACCCAAAAGAAGCTGTTGAAAGAGAGCTTGCGCTTATCAAAGTAAATGCTAATTCTCAGACACGTTCAGACATTATTCAAATAACAGAGATTTTCAGAGCAAATATTGTTGATGTGTCAAAAGAAACGCTTACAATTGAGATTTCAGGTGATGAGGACAAGATTGAAGCGCTGATAGAACTTTTAAAACAATATGGTATTCGCGAGGTAGTCCGTACAGGACTTATTGCGATAGAGCGTGGAAATAAAGTCATATCAAAATCTAAGTCTGAGGAGGATGAGTAA
- the ilvC gene encoding ketol-acid reductoisomerase codes for MAKIFYDSDCNLDLLKDKTVAVIGFGSQGHAHALNLRDSGINVVVGLYHGSKSWAKAESHGLKVMTADEATKVADVIMILVNDEKQPKLFKESIEPNLKEGKAIAFAHGFNIHFGQIVPPPYVDVIMIAPKGPGHTVRSQYEEGKGVPALVAVHQDYTGKALDVALAYAKGIGASRAGIILTTFKEETETDLFGEQAVLCGGLTELIKAGFDTLVEAGYQPEIAYFECLHEMKLIVDLIWQGGLSLMRYSISDTAEYGDYMTGKRIITEETRKEMKKVLEEIQNGTFAKKWILENMAGRPEFNSIRKREQNLLIEQVGKELRKMMPWIKPIKE; via the coding sequence ATGGCAAAGATATTCTATGATAGTGATTGCAATTTAGATTTGCTTAAAGACAAAACGGTTGCAGTAATTGGTTTTGGCAGCCAAGGTCATGCACATGCACTGAACTTGAGAGATTCTGGTATAAATGTTGTTGTTGGACTTTATCATGGAAGCAAGTCTTGGGCAAAAGCAGAAAGTCATGGTCTTAAAGTTATGACAGCTGATGAGGCAACAAAAGTTGCAGATGTTATTATGATTCTTGTAAATGATGAAAAACAGCCAAAGCTATTTAAAGAGAGTATAGAACCTAACTTAAAAGAAGGAAAGGCAATAGCATTTGCGCACGGGTTTAACATTCACTTTGGTCAGATAGTTCCACCACCATACGTTGATGTTATTATGATAGCTCCAAAAGGACCAGGGCACACAGTCAGAAGCCAGTATGAGGAAGGAAAAGGTGTACCAGCTTTAGTCGCTGTACATCAGGACTATACAGGAAAAGCCTTAGATGTTGCCTTAGCTTATGCAAAAGGTATTGGTGCATCAAGGGCAGGGATAATTCTTACAACATTTAAAGAGGAGACAGAGACAGACCTTTTTGGTGAACAGGCAGTTTTGTGTGGCGGTCTTACAGAGCTTATCAAAGCCGGGTTTGATACACTGGTTGAAGCAGGGTATCAGCCAGAAATTGCGTATTTTGAGTGTTTGCATGAGATGAAGCTTATAGTTGATTTGATTTGGCAGGGTGGACTTTCACTTATGCGCTATTCAATTTCAGACACAGCTGAGTATGGCGACTACATGACAGGTAAGAGAATTATAACAGAAGAGACAAGAAAAGAGATGAAAAAAGTATTAGAGGAGATTCAAAATGGTACATTTGCGAAGAAGTGGATTTTGGAGAACATGGCAGGAAGACCTGAGTTCAATAGCATAAGAAAAAGAGAACAAAATCTTTTGATTGAACAGGTTGGTAAAGAGCTCAGAAAGATGATGCCTTGGATAAAGCCAATAAAAGAATAA
- a CDS encoding 2-isopropylmalate synthase: MGKRVIRIFDTTLRDGEQTPGVSLNVNEKLEIAKQLEKLKVDVIEAGFAIASPGDFEAIKVISENIKDAVIVSLARAIEKDIDRAYEALKKASSPRIHTFIATSDIHMKYKLKMTEDEVLERAVAMVKYAKKYVSDVEFSCEDATRSRIEFLIKVFDAVIKAGATVINIPDTVGYTTPEEMKRIIRAIKENIPDIDKVQISVHCHNDLGLAVANSLAAVEEGVHQVECTINGLGERAGNAALEEIVMALKTRKDFYDVDVLIDTTQIYRTSKLVSSLTGVFVQPNKAIVGANAFAHESGIHQHGVLSERTTYEIIDPVSIGLPKNRMVLGKHSGRHAFEERLKELGYTDLTREEIDAAFEKFKVLADKKKVVLDKDIEALLEQKSLNIPETYELVRFQIISGNGLISTASVRIKSGEEEFEEAATGDGPVDAIFKAIDRITGLQVELDDYSIKAVTQGKDALGEVTVRIKKDGKAFLGRGLSTDILEASAKAYVNAINKMLYKISEE, translated from the coding sequence ATGGGAAAAAGAGTTATTAGAATATTTGATACCACGCTCAGAGACGGTGAGCAAACACCAGGTGTGTCGCTCAACGTCAATGAAAAACTTGAGATTGCAAAACAGCTTGAAAAACTCAAAGTTGATGTGATAGAAGCAGGATTTGCAATTGCCTCTCCTGGGGATTTTGAGGCAATAAAAGTAATATCTGAGAATATAAAGGATGCAGTAATAGTCTCTTTGGCAAGAGCAATTGAAAAAGACATAGATAGGGCGTATGAGGCGCTCAAAAAGGCTTCATCCCCAAGAATTCATACATTCATTGCAACAAGTGATATTCATATGAAATACAAGCTCAAGATGACAGAAGATGAGGTACTTGAGCGAGCAGTTGCTATGGTAAAATATGCAAAAAAATATGTGTCTGATGTAGAGTTTTCATGTGAGGATGCAACACGTTCAAGAATTGAATTTTTAATAAAGGTGTTTGACGCTGTAATAAAAGCCGGTGCAACAGTTATAAACATACCAGACACGGTAGGCTACACAACACCTGAAGAGATGAAAAGAATTATTCGAGCAATAAAAGAAAACATTCCTGACATTGACAAGGTTCAAATTTCAGTTCATTGCCACAACGACTTAGGTCTTGCTGTTGCAAACTCATTGGCTGCTGTTGAAGAAGGGGTTCATCAGGTTGAATGTACAATAAATGGTCTTGGTGAGAGGGCTGGGAATGCTGCCTTAGAAGAAATTGTAATGGCTCTCAAAACCCGAAAAGACTTTTATGATGTTGATGTTTTGATAGATACAACCCAGATTTATCGAACAAGCAAGCTTGTGTCTTCTCTTACAGGCGTATTTGTTCAGCCAAACAAAGCAATAGTTGGTGCAAATGCATTTGCGCACGAGTCTGGTATACATCAGCATGGAGTATTGTCAGAACGAACAACATATGAGATTATTGACCCTGTGTCAATTGGTCTTCCGAAAAACAGGATGGTTTTGGGCAAGCACTCTGGTCGTCATGCGTTTGAAGAAAGGCTCAAAGAGCTTGGATACACAGACCTCACAAGAGAAGAGATTGACGCTGCATTTGAAAAGTTTAAAGTTTTGGCAGACAAAAAGAAGGTTGTACTTGACAAAGACATTGAGGCACTTTTAGAACAAAAGTCACTCAATATTCCAGAGACATATGAGCTTGTAAGGTTCCAGATAATAAGCGGAAATGGTCTTATATCAACTGCATCTGTAAGGATAAAATCGGGTGAGGAAGAGTTTGAAGAGGCGGCGACAGGTGATGGTCCTGTTGATGCAATCTTCAAGGCAATTGACAGAATTACAGGTCTTCAGGTTGAACTTGATGATTATAGTATAAAGGCTGTCACCCAGGGCAAGGATGCTCTTGGCGAGGTAACAGTCAGAATTAAGAAGGATGGCAAAGCGTTTTTGGGAAGAGGCTTATCTACAGATATTTTAGAAGCAAGCGCAAAAGCGTATGTAAATGCTATAAATAAGATGCTGTATAAAATTTCAGAGGAGTAA
- the cimA gene encoding citramalate synthase, which translates to MENNKTIIIYDSTLRDGAQAGGISYTLEDKLKIVERLDKFGVKFIEAGNPGSNIKDQEFFARVKKMRLKNAKLIAFGSTRRVGINVKDDPNIQSLIAADTEAVAIFGKSWDFHVKEVLKTTEDENLQMIYDTIKYLKSLGKYVVFDAEHFFDGYKNNKKYALETLKVAKEAGADSLDLCDTNGGTFPMDVYNITKEVVEMFPGTMIGIHCHNDTGMAVANSVMAVLAGARQVQGTINGYGERCGNADLITLIPNLQLKLGFKCVPDENIKHLTSLSRYVAEIANMIPNERAPYVGAYAFTHKAGMHIDAVKKNPASFEHINPEIVGNTRRIVLSEVAGRATILDKIREIDPTVTKDSPVTKEIIDELKRLENEGYQFESAEASFEMLIRKKLGLYQPFFTLKEFKVLINEPAVEYSSSAIVKIAVDGVTAITAAEGDGPVHALDSALRKALEKFYPELKEVHLVDYKVRVLNAETATAAKVRVLIESTDGKDTWTTVGVSTDIVNASWIALVDSLEYKLCKEKVGK; encoded by the coding sequence GTGGAAAATAATAAGACCATCATCATCTATGACTCAACCTTAAGAGACGGTGCTCAGGCTGGTGGAATTTCATATACTCTGGAAGATAAGCTCAAGATTGTAGAGAGGCTTGACAAATTTGGTGTGAAATTTATCGAAGCAGGGAATCCCGGTTCTAACATCAAAGACCAGGAATTTTTTGCAAGAGTTAAAAAGATGAGATTGAAAAACGCAAAGCTTATCGCCTTTGGTTCAACAAGGCGAGTGGGGATTAACGTGAAAGATGACCCTAACATTCAGTCACTCATTGCGGCTGATACCGAAGCTGTTGCAATCTTTGGCAAGTCATGGGATTTTCATGTTAAAGAGGTCTTGAAAACAACAGAGGATGAAAATCTTCAGATGATTTATGATACTATAAAATATTTAAAGTCATTGGGGAAGTATGTTGTATTTGATGCAGAGCACTTTTTTGATGGTTATAAAAATAACAAAAAGTACGCTTTGGAGACTTTAAAGGTTGCAAAAGAAGCAGGTGCAGACTCTTTGGACCTGTGCGATACAAATGGCGGTACTTTCCCAATGGATGTTTACAACATCACGAAAGAAGTTGTTGAGATGTTTCCTGGGACGATGATTGGAATTCACTGTCATAACGACACAGGCATGGCTGTTGCAAACTCAGTCATGGCGGTTTTGGCAGGAGCTCGTCAGGTTCAGGGGACTATAAACGGATATGGTGAGAGATGTGGAAACGCAGACCTTATTACACTCATACCAAATCTTCAGCTAAAGCTTGGCTTTAAATGTGTACCAGATGAGAACATAAAACACCTGACATCACTTTCAAGGTATGTTGCAGAGATTGCCAACATGATTCCAAACGAGCGCGCACCATATGTTGGAGCTTATGCGTTTACTCACAAGGCTGGTATGCACATTGATGCTGTCAAGAAAAATCCAGCTTCGTTTGAGCATATTAACCCTGAGATTGTTGGAAACACAAGAAGAATAGTACTGTCTGAGGTTGCAGGAAGGGCTACAATTCTTGACAAGATTCGCGAGATTGACCCGACAGTTACAAAAGACTCACCTGTCACAAAAGAGATTATTGATGAGCTAAAGCGTCTTGAAAATGAAGGGTATCAGTTTGAGTCTGCAGAGGCTTCATTTGAGATGTTAATTAGAAAAAAACTGGGACTTTACCAGCCGTTCTTTACTCTCAAAGAATTTAAAGTTCTCATTAATGAACCGGCAGTAGAGTACAGCTCATCTGCAATTGTAAAGATTGCGGTAGATGGGGTTACAGCAATCACTGCTGCAGAAGGTGATGGTCCTGTTCATGCTTTAGATAGTGCTTTGAGAAAGGCATTGGAAAAGTTCTACCCAGAGCTCAAAGAGGTTCATCTTGTTGACTACAAAGTAAGAGTGCTCAACGCCGAGACTGCAACTGCTGCAAAGGTAAGGGTTCTGATTGAGTCAACAGACGGCAAAGACACATGGACAACTGTAGGTGTTTCAACCGACATTGTAAATGCAAGCTGGATTGCACTTGTTGACTCACTGGAGTATAAGCTTTGCAAAGAAAAAGTGGGAAAATAA
- the safA gene encoding SafA/ExsA family spore coat assembly protein translates to MRKIVAFLSILFFLNFSSAFAQTKIYTIQTGDTLWSIAVKNQVGISELLAANPQIKNPNLIFPGQKINIPNHSDFKSFEDEVIRLTNQERAKAGLAILKSNWQLSRVAKYKSQDMASKNYFSHYSPTYGSPFKMMESFGLKFSAAGENIAYGQKSPQEVVRSWMNSPGHRANILSPSFTEIGVGVAKNSKGVLYWTQMFIRPY, encoded by the coding sequence ATGAGAAAAATAGTTGCATTTTTGAGCATACTATTTTTTCTGAATTTTTCAAGTGCCTTTGCACAAACAAAGATTTATACTATCCAAACCGGAGACACTCTGTGGAGTATAGCTGTTAAAAATCAGGTTGGTATAAGCGAACTTTTAGCGGCAAATCCACAGATTAAAAATCCAAACTTAATATTTCCCGGACAAAAGATAAACATCCCCAATCACTCCGATTTTAAATCCTTTGAAGATGAAGTAATAAGGCTCACAAACCAAGAGCGCGCAAAAGCTGGGCTTGCGATACTTAAGTCAAATTGGCAGCTTTCACGCGTTGCCAAATACAAATCTCAGGATATGGCAAGCAAAAACTATTTTTCACACTATTCCCCAACTTATGGCTCACCATTTAAGATGATGGAAAGTTTTGGGCTCAAATTTTCTGCAGCAGGGGAAAATATTGCGTACGGGCAAAAATCTCCTCAAGAGGTTGTTCGTTCATGGATGAACTCCCCAGGTCACAGAGCAAATATTCTAAGCCCCTCTTTTACTGAAATTGGTGTTGGGGTTGCAAAAAACAGCAAGGGAGTTTTGTACTGGACCCAGATGTTCATAAGACCATACTAA
- a CDS encoding indolepyruvate ferredoxin oxidoreductase subunit alpha translates to MAYYITDDCISCGACESECPVSCISPGDGKYVINEEECISCGACANVCPVDAPKPRE, encoded by the coding sequence ATGGCATATTACATCACAGATGATTGTATTTCATGCGGCGCATGCGAGAGCGAATGCCCTGTTTCGTGCATATCCCCTGGCGATGGAAAGTATGTAATTAACGAAGAAGAATGCATCTCATGCGGTGCATGCGCAAATGTATGCCCAGTTGATGCTCCAAAGCCAAGAGAGTAG
- a CDS encoding FumA C-terminus/TtdB family hydratase beta subunit, with amino-acid sequence MNRIYVPVQNPEEIQKLKCGQEVLVYGKLFVARDAAHKRLFEMIQKGSKIPIDFKNGAIYYMGPCPEKPGEVIGPCGPTTAGRMDVFTPMMLELGIKVLIGKGKRSEAVKEAIKKHGSIYLATFGGAAVLIQSCVKSQRIVMFEDLGAEAIREIEVESLPCIVAIDSQGEDIYEIGPRKYAKDFR; translated from the coding sequence TTGAACAGGATTTATGTTCCAGTTCAAAATCCTGAGGAGATACAAAAGCTAAAATGTGGTCAAGAAGTTTTAGTGTATGGCAAACTTTTTGTTGCAAGGGATGCTGCTCACAAAAGGCTTTTTGAAATGATTCAAAAAGGAAGTAAAATCCCAATAGATTTTAAAAATGGTGCGATATATTATATGGGTCCCTGTCCTGAAAAGCCGGGTGAAGTAATAGGACCATGTGGTCCCACAACAGCAGGCAGGATGGATGTATTTACTCCCATGATGCTTGAGCTTGGAATAAAGGTTTTAATTGGAAAGGGTAAAAGAAGTGAGGCTGTAAAAGAGGCAATTAAAAAACACGGTAGCATTTATCTTGCCACATTTGGTGGTGCTGCAGTGTTGATTCAAAGCTGTGTCAAATCTCAAAGGATAGTTATGTTTGAGGACCTTGGTGCAGAGGCAATTCGTGAAATTGAGGTCGAAAGCTTGCCTTGCATTGTTGCAATAGATTCTCAAGGGGAAGATATATATGAAATTGGACCAAGAAAGTATGCAAAGGATTTTAGATAG